One region of Acropora muricata isolate sample 2 chromosome 13, ASM3666990v1, whole genome shotgun sequence genomic DNA includes:
- the LOC136894977 gene encoding putative nuclease HARBI1 → MAPRVKSSLILAALHVLTAVSLVFQLYGTIIMWKINELRRNQAVFTDILRKRNYFIQKMKHRKQRALNRSKRSCWYKKGRTDLWWKNLINGVADEESWNKNFRMSRGSFMYLVDELRPHISPDQRSPNNRALTAEKKLGLTLYFLKDTGSIRMTANTFGVAVCTASMTVTEVCKAISSNLGPKYIYLPKDIESMRKKVSEFEANFGMTQAFGCVDGTHIPIKRPSENSQDYFCYKQYFSLNIQAVCDYRGFLMDVECKWPGSVHDAKVFANSSINAKLRDNKLPTTYQSPVSSGVKVPSYLIGDPAYPLLPFCMKEYDTCARDEQVIFNNLLRSARNPIECAFGRLKARWAILTRSMNFKLEEMPTIIYACFVLHNFCEKQNAYIDQDVVNSQVEVIKRNEAQFKKIPDPTYSYNEDEGNVIRKILTDIVLQNM, encoded by the coding sequence atggCGCCGCGGGTGAAATCTTCGTTGATTCTCGCTGCATTGCATGTGTTAACAGctgtttcattagtatttcAGCTCTATGGAACCATTATAATGTGGAAAATTAATGAGCTGAGGAGAAATCAAGCtgtttttactgatattttgcgaaaacgAAACTATTTTATACAGAAGATGAAACATCGAAAACAGCGAGCATTGAACCGAAGTAAGCGATCTTGCTGGTACAAGAAAGGACGAACCGATTTATGGTGGAAAAACCTAATTAATGGTGTAGCAGATGAGGAGTCCTGGAATAAAAATTTTAGGATGTCAAGGGGATCATTCATGTATCTCGTAGACGAGTTGAGGCCGCACATATCACCCGATCAAAGATCACCAAATAATAGAGCCTTAACCGCAGAAAAAAAGTTAGGACTGACATTGTACTTCTTAAAAGACACAGGTTCAATACGTATGACTGCCAACACCTTTGGAGTGGCTGTTTGTACTGCTTCTATGACAGTAACTGAAGTTTGCAAAGCAATTTCTAGTAATCTTGGACCCAAGTACATCTACCTCCCCAAAGATATTGAAAGCATGAGGAAAAAAGTATcagaatttgaagcaaattttggAATGACACAAGCTTTTGGTTGTGTTGATGGAACACATATTCCTATCAAGCGCCCTTCAGAAAACTCACaagattatttttgttataaacAATACTTCTCCCTAAATATTCAGGCTGTCTGTGACTACAGGGGATTCTTAATGGATGTAGAATGCAAGTGGCCTGGTAGTGTACACGATGCTAAGGTTTTTGCAAATTCTTCTATCAATGCAAAGTTAAGAGATAACAAGTTGCCAACTACTTACCAGTCACCAGTCTCAAGTGGTGTCAAAGTACCTAGCTATCTCATTGGTGACCCAGCATATCCACTGCTTCCATTCTGCATGAAAGAATATGATACATGTGCCAGAGATGAGCAAGTTATATTCAATAACCTGCTTCGTTCAGCTAGAAATCCCATTGAATGTGCTTTTGGGCGTCTTAAAGCAAGATGGGCCATACTTACCAGGAGTATGAATTTCAAGCTTGAGGAAATGCCAACAATTATTTATGCATGTTTTGTCTTGCATAATTTTTGTGAAAAGCAAAATGCATACATTGATCAAGATGTTGTGAATTCCCAAGTTGAAGTAATCAAGAGAAATGAAGCCCAATTCAAGAAGATCCCAGATCCTACTTATTCTTACAATGAAGATGAAGGAAATGTCATCAGGAAAATTCTTACTGACATAGTGCTTCAGAACATGTAA
- the LOC136894980 gene encoding uncharacterized protein — MVRELKGQNSEVLEHFFHSLDIWHKSVKITAKLSAASKIKGCEALAQWIEPIRNHFWHCAETCDGDVTKLKQMWIGVIHHVCGEHEWENGECSHGQLTEAEEGKEILAKDSKAAEELRKIIFDAEWLKTLQHYMRFRHTSKLENFNSMLLKYASKRIAFSYEVFTGRCLLAVLDHNFHLFRKEIQGKFKKLYSRRSGNWRVEAVKEDKSYSYWPALIADILCKRAEDPETATRHIIVSPTNPKHLAPTIAMRESTATEDLVAARLSRFKKQT, encoded by the exons ATGGTGAGAGAACTGAAAG GTCAGAATAGTGAAGTGCTGGAGCACTTTTTTCATTCCCTTGATATATGGCACAAATCTGTCAAGATAACAGCCAAGTTGTCAGCT GCCTCAAAAATAAAAGGGTGTGAGGCTTTGGCACAGTGGATTGAGCCTATAAGAAACCACTTCTGGCACTGCGCTGAAACCTGCGACGGGGATGTGACTAAACTAAAG CAAATGTGGATCGGAGTAATCCACCATGTCTGTGGAGAACATGAGTGGGAGAATGGTGAGTGCTCCCATGGACAGTTGACTGAGGCGGAAGAGGGCAAGGAGATATTAGCCAAAGACTCGAAAGCAGCAGAGGAATTGCGCAAAATAATATTTGATGCTGAATGGTTGAAGACTCTACAACACTACATGAGATTTAG GCACACAAGTAAACTGGAGAACTTTAACTCCATGCTCCTGAAATATGCTTCCAAACGAATTGCGTTCTC GTATGAAGTGTTCACTGGAAGGTGTCTGTTGGCTGTGCTGGATCACAACTTCCATCTTTTCCGGAAAGAAATTCAAGGGAAATTCAAGAAGTTGTACTCTAGGCGGTCTGGAAACTGGAGAGTGGAAGCAGTGAAAGAGGACAAGAGCTACAGTTACTGGCCAGCACTGATTGCAGACATACTATGTAAGAGAGCCGAGGACCCAGAAACTGCAACAAGACACATCATTGTGTCTCCAACAAATCCAAAGCACCTAGCCCCAACCATAGCTATGAGGGAGTCAACTGCTACTGAAGATTTGGTAGCTGCAAGATTGTCAAGGTTCAAAAAGCAGACATAA